From the genome of Spirochaetota bacterium:
ACTAGCCCCCAGTATGTATTTCGGTTAGTGCTTGATTAATAGTATTATAGAATTTTGGTTTGACACGAATGATGGCACGAGTTTTGATTACACATTAGTTAGCAGGAGGATGGTATGGAGGGTGTTGAGATAAGAAACTTCCTTCTTGGTTATTTATCAAAAGATATTGCCAAGACTAGGGTTATTGATGAAGATGCTTTAGTGATTTTGAAGGCTAAACAGGGTGACAAAGAAGCAATAACAAAAGTTATTAACAACAACATTAGGCTTGTTGTAAAATTTGTATCAAGGTTCACTGTTCAAAATGATGTATTCATTGATCTTATAAACGAGGGATGTCTTGGTATATTAAAGGCTATAAAGAACTATGATTTCTCAAAAGGTGTAAAGTTTAGTTCGTATGCTAGTATATGGATAAAGCATCAGGTTCTTATGTATCTATCTTCAAACTCAATGGTTAAACTACCCGTAAGAAAGAAGAAGGTAGCCAAGAGTTTGAAGCTTAACTTTAATGATGATTGTGAATTTGAAGATTATCTTGAGAAATTCAATATGTCTTTGAATGAATATAAGAATATTCTTTCACTGAACAGTATAGTTTCCCTTTCTGATGACAGAGTTTCTTTTAGTGTTGAGAATAGCATACCGGATGAAACGAGTGATATTGACAAAAAGATTGAGAATGAATATTTTAGAGAACTCATAAATGACAAACTATCAAAACTATCTCCGAAAGAAAGGTTTGTTATTGAAAGAAGGTATGGATTAAACAATAAAGATCAGATGAAACTTTCTGATATAGCGAAACTATTTAACTCTACTCCTGAAGGCATAAGGTACATTGAAAAGAAAGCATTAAAGAAACTTAAGGTAATGTTGAGTGATGAAATAAGTATTTAGAATTCTTCATACATCTTGCTTACAACTATATCGTTACTCTTTGAGTATTTACCTTTGTAGGTTCTATCAATCTTTCCACTTACTTCACAGTAGTAAATTTGGCATATTTCCACGAAAGGATATATTACCACAGGCTTTATCACAGAAATCTCTAGCGTCCAATAACCTTCAAACCCTATATCACCAAATCCTGCTGTTGCGTGTATTGATATTCCTAACCTACCTATGCTAGATCTCCCCTCTATCATTGGAACGAAATTCTTCGTGATGGTATATTCTAACGTCCTACCCAAGTATAGTTTCCCAGGTAGAAGAGTAAAACCTTCTTCTGGTATCGTTATCCTTGTGTAATTTGATTTCTTTTTCATATCAAGTTTTTCATCAGTTAGTTCAAGTAGTTCATTGTGTAGTCTTAAGTTGTAAGAGTTGGGGTTTAAATACTTCTCATCAAAGGGGTCTATGACTATGTTACCATTTTTGATTTCTTCAATTATTCTACTAGAGGTAAGTATCACTTTTACCTCCTT
Proteins encoded in this window:
- the dcd gene encoding dCTP deaminase codes for the protein MLTSSRIIEEIKNGNIVIDPFDEKYLNPNSYNLRLHNELLELTDEKLDMKKKSNYTRITIPEEGFTLLPGKLYLGRTLEYTITKNFVPMIEGRSSIGRLGISIHATAGFGDIGFEGYWTLEISVIKPVVIYPFVEICQIYYCEVSGKIDRTYKGKYSKSNDIVVSKMYEEF
- a CDS encoding sigma-70 family RNA polymerase sigma factor; amino-acid sequence: MEGVEIRNFLLGYLSKDIAKTRVIDEDALVILKAKQGDKEAITKVINNNIRLVVKFVSRFTVQNDVFIDLINEGCLGILKAIKNYDFSKGVKFSSYASIWIKHQVLMYLSSNSMVKLPVRKKKVAKSLKLNFNDDCEFEDYLEKFNMSLNEYKNILSLNSIVSLSDDRVSFSVENSIPDETSDIDKKIENEYFRELINDKLSKLSPKERFVIERRYGLNNKDQMKLSDIAKLFNSTPEGIRYIEKKALKKLKVMLSDEISI